In Moraxella nasovis, the sequence TAGTTTCTTCATGGTTCATCAAATACAAAAAAAAGAGAAATGTAATACAATGACAAGTAAAAACAGCTTAGACCCATCATTGTATCAGTATTTTAAAAATAAGCGATGGTTTTTATGACTATAATATCACAACGATCGCTATCTTATCACATTTATGGTCTATATAGCTTAGATAACGCATTTGGTACAGCCTGACTGATATGATCCACCATTGCCGATACACTCTGCCCCATCTGCTCTGTTAGTCCTAGCTTTTCTATCAAAGTTGGCTTTGCTCTTGAATGTAGTGCAAAAACATCACAATGATCCATTAAGGATAAAATATACGCATCAGACGTACCAATCTCATCAATTAAACCAAGTGCCAACGCATCAGGTCCAAACCAATAATCACCCGTTGCAATCTTTTTTACGTCAAGCTTAGGGCGGTGTTTGCCAACAAAGTCTTGAAATAGCACATGAATTCGTTCAAGATCTTCTTGATACTTAGCACGATCTTCATCTGTATTTTCACCAAAAATGGTAACGGTGCGCTTATATTCACCAGCTGTAAACATCTCAAAACCAATGTCATGCTTTTTCATGAGTTCGTGAAAGTTTGGCAATTGGCTAACAACGCCAACCGAACCAATCACGCTAAAATCACTGGCGATGATCGTATCTGCCACACACGCCATCATATACCCACCACTTGCAGCAATCTTATCCACACAAACGGTTAGTTTAAGCCCAGCCTTCTTTAGGCGATCCAACTGAGCTGCTGCTAGACCATAGGCATTTACTTGACCACCACCGCTTTCAAGGCGTAGCACCACCTCATCGCCTGCTTGAGCGACGCTAATAATTGTGCTAATCTCTTCACGCAGATGAGCGACCGCACTCGCCTTAATATCGCCATCAAAGTCTAGCACAAAAACATGATGCACAGACGACCTATCGTCTTTGGCATCATGGTCGTTTATTTTACTTGCTTTTGTCTTTAAAAGCTTGCATAACCTTGTTAAAGCAGATTGCGTGTCTTTTTTTTGGGAAAATACATTTTCAAGCTGCTTTTGACGTTTTTCTTGAATTTCATTTAGATGAATAATCTGTAATTCAACAGGTTTTTTAGTACTATGAAAGAGCATAATTTTCTCATTTTTGCTAAGGGAATTTAAGCGTAACTTTAGGCTTATATCAGTATGCCCGCTCTAGCTTATCTAAGTGAGCAAATACCAAAACCAATATAACTTATTACGTGTGATTTAAATATATCACTACTCAATAAGGGCAAATTGTTAAAATAAAAGATCTCATAAAGATAATTAGTCATTTTTAAGTAGGTTTTTTAGACCCACACCACGCAGACGCCCTTGGGTATCCACATCTCGCACAATCAAAGACCAAGCATGATTTAGGCGAACTTCATCTCCTTTTACTGGCTCAGTCTTTAGATGGCTTAAAATATACTCTTCAATGGTTTTATCTTTTGCACTTGTCAGCTTTTCCATCAATTCATCATCTACATCGGCTAAATCCACCGCATTTGGCGGCGTAAATACATCAAGTGCACTCACAACGGGCGACATTTTACCGAGCTTATGATAAATGGCAGACCGTTGATTGGTGGGATAAAATGGCAAATCAGAAATACGAACATGGGGCGAGAGCAACCAATCGCCATAAAACTGACTGTTCTTTTGGTATAGTGTTGCAGAGTTATTGAAAATCTTAGCAATACTCGCTGCATAGTCGCCTGACAATGCATACCACACGATATCGCCAACCTTTAGCGTGGTATACTCATCAACAGCAACACGTCTTTGATTTCTCACAACAGCAAAGAGTTTTACTTCCGAGCTTTTGTATTTTGATGAAATA encodes:
- the sohB gene encoding protease SohB: MLFHSTKKPVELQIIHLNEIQEKRQKQLENVFSQKKDTQSALTRLCKLLKTKASKINDHDAKDDRSSVHHVFVLDFDGDIKASAVAHLREEISTIISVAQAGDEVVLRLESGGGQVNAYGLAAAQLDRLKKAGLKLTVCVDKIAASGGYMMACVADTIIASDFSVIGSVGVVSQLPNFHELMKKHDIGFEMFTAGEYKRTVTIFGENTDEDRAKYQEDLERIHVLFQDFVGKHRPKLDVKKIATGDYWFGPDALALGLIDEIGTSDAYILSLMDHCDVFALHSRAKPTLIEKLGLTEQMGQSVSAMVDHISQAVPNALSKLYRP